A region from the Streptomyces tsukubensis genome encodes:
- a CDS encoding ATP-binding protein — MRSILIANRAAVAVHAAQVSRRLGYRTTALAAADDTQNIHLTHADRTVLIPGRGQAQTYDSAEQVLAAVDRSGVDCVHPGYGALAEDADFAEGLEARNVAYVGPPSAALRLAGSKAAAVRAARDIGVSVLPHATARGLADVHARLADIGLPAVLKPDFGEGGLGVRIVHSYADVADALADGGADTAWYLERYVPGNRVVGVSLAVDHHGTVIPLGERESLLISHGLKLLEVAPATGVGAATLAAMRVDAARIALAFGLRNVMTVEFIAGPDGYYFLEVNGRLPLAYRMSERQTGTDLIELQLRIARGEAIAPDTLPVDRSRHCMEARLFLHPGELGDFPDLGALTRFDLADVEGLRWISSLDPGRPMSYELILAQALATADSRAAAAGLVRKGLDASRIEGLRCYVEEITRRLDDLG; from the coding sequence ATGCGCAGCATCCTCATCGCCAACCGTGCAGCGGTGGCCGTCCACGCAGCACAGGTCTCCCGCCGGCTCGGCTACCGGACGACGGCACTGGCTGCGGCCGACGACACCCAGAACATCCACCTGACCCACGCCGACCGGACAGTCCTGATTCCCGGCCGGGGGCAGGCGCAGACCTACGACTCGGCCGAGCAGGTTCTCGCGGCCGTCGACCGCAGCGGAGTCGACTGTGTCCACCCGGGCTACGGCGCGCTCGCAGAGGACGCCGACTTCGCCGAGGGCCTGGAAGCCAGGAACGTCGCCTACGTGGGCCCGCCTTCCGCCGCGTTGCGCTTGGCCGGCAGCAAGGCTGCAGCCGTCCGGGCGGCCCGGGACATCGGCGTATCCGTGCTGCCCCACGCCACCGCGCGTGGCCTTGCGGACGTGCACGCCCGGCTGGCGGACATCGGCCTCCCCGCCGTCCTCAAGCCGGACTTCGGCGAAGGCGGTCTGGGCGTGCGCATCGTGCACTCGTATGCGGACGTTGCGGACGCGCTGGCCGATGGGGGCGCCGACACCGCCTGGTACCTGGAGCGGTACGTTCCTGGCAACCGGGTCGTCGGCGTCTCGTTGGCTGTGGACCACCACGGCACCGTGATTCCGCTCGGCGAGCGCGAGAGCTTGCTGATCTCGCACGGGCTCAAGCTGCTGGAGGTCGCTCCGGCCACGGGCGTCGGAGCCGCCACTCTGGCGGCGATGCGTGTCGACGCGGCCCGTATCGCCCTCGCGTTCGGTCTGCGCAACGTCATGACCGTCGAGTTCATCGCCGGGCCGGACGGCTACTACTTTCTGGAGGTCAACGGCAGACTCCCGCTGGCCTACCGGATGTCCGAACGGCAGACCGGCACCGATCTGATCGAGCTCCAGCTGCGCATCGCCCGGGGGGAGGCCATCGCCCCGGACACACTGCCCGTGGACCGTTCCCGGCACTGCATGGAAGCTCGGCTGTTTCTCCACCCCGGGGAGCTGGGCGACTTTCCCGATCTGGGCGCACTGACTCGATTCGACCTGGCCGACGTCGAGGGCCTGCGCTGGATCAGCTCACTCGACCCGGGCCGGCCGATGAGCTACGAACTGATCCTCGCCCAGGCACTGGCCACCGCCGACAGCCGGGCTGCGGCCGCCGGGCTCGTCCGCAAAGGTCTTGACGCCTCCCGCATCGAGGGACTGCGTTGCTACGTCGAGGAGATCACCCGGCGTCTGGACGACCTGGGCTGA
- a CDS encoding non-ribosomal peptide synthetase — protein MRQATPFGTWSSPITAADVAATDSHPNWPGFVGDEVWWSERLPDEGGRTTLMRWTEGGGPAQSVLPAPWNVRSRLMEYGGRAWAGTISADGPLVVFVQAEDQRLYAYASQVPGAGPRPLTPVPAPGSTLCFADPVLMPASGSGDTPVEAWCIRESTGPGGAPVRDFVAIPLDGSAAEDTAALRPLTAGSDFLSGLRPSPTGEQVAWIGWDHPDMPWDASRAFVADVLPDGTLGPARVVAGGPDEAVAQIVWTDDGELYAITDGSGWWNVHRTTANGRTGANVCPREEEFAGALTKVGLSWCAPLPGGCLAVMVHSTRTTTLSVLDPATGTLRNLLSPRTEWEPLLAARGERLIAVGAGTDSDFAAVLFDTTTGTSTELTAPRTVVDRAYLPRPEARTFDGPGDRPVHATVFLPRNPDHNGLPGESPPFVVFAHSGPTGRFPRAYDLQIAYLTSRGIGVVGVDYSGSTGYGREYRNRLRHSWGIADVDDCAAVARALAAEGTADPARLAIRGASAGGWTAAVSLTTQDIYCCAVLLYPVLDPATWRESQNGGFEAFYLDSLIGPWPETAQRYAERSPALAAARVERPFVLLQGDADPICPPAQAELFLSGVRPDRAPYLHRVFAGERHGFKRSETILACVDAELALYQRCFTATEQTSTAQDAGHGRPGGDSVHALVGEQALRVPGRIAVRDQDGSWTYRQLMARAEELGVLLEASGVRPGDRVAIHLDRSRDLVAGLLAALTIGCAYLPLDPEYPADRLRFMIDDARPAAVLTRRGIEPPSPPGDHRLVYTDERPGSDGQRTAALDRTSEAHHAAFVIYTSGSTGTPKGAVLTHRGIADILQYSRDDFCFTEEDSVLALAPFSFDFAQLEILLPLICGGTVHVVDRAVARDPGLLDEAIAERGATFLMGTPSLFTALTSYGWQPPRHLRIVSGGEALTPALARSLDQARAVWNIYGPTETSVYSLSEKVRPDDITIGRPAARTVVEILRDGRRCADDETGEIHIGGPGLAIGYLDRPELTAQRFIPDPFRPGERLYRTGDLGRRRSDGRIAYEGRTDDQVKIRGHRVEPAEVEDHLLRLGGVRAAAVVAEQGHHALRLVGYVVPPEGAAVDTGELRSLLGSALPAYSVPHRIVAVREIPLSPNGKTDRRALSRLARPGPHGGDGLAGIWRDVLGVTRINPEDNFFDLGGDSLSAMEVAIRAGDLGLRIRPADVYTTGTFGELAERAFEPASVPAPETVARPDLSPAQHRFLGWDYQDRDHYNVSLVLDVDASVDREALAGALAALARRHSALRLRLVGNRIRTEPYSGPTDVPLSRHDLSGPGPGDRDQAFLKEADRLHQSLSLRDGPVWRAAYFSSADGDVLLLVFHHLVADGMSLKVIARELVTAYREIAAGVVHPLAGTSSWSDHAAVLRRLVNGPLGALFLRRWRALRWESLRPLPSDRPDGSMHLSHIKSLQTLIPRPAAPGAARVEELLLSALAAAAADATNSRVGAVDVCRHGRTDPTGGPGFANAVGWLNSIAPYLLELPEEASDRQTAQVLREQITDIRDMEQTWGALRYLHDLDEVRGSLAALPAADIYLNFLGSRMGEHDLEPPFRVRATAVGTEMTPNRTQPYRIKVYAGAEPDFLRLTWQYSADVDREEQIRGLAAACERWMSRLSG, from the coding sequence ATGAGGCAGGCCACTCCCTTCGGGACGTGGAGTTCCCCCATCACGGCCGCTGACGTGGCCGCCACGGACAGCCACCCGAACTGGCCGGGCTTCGTCGGCGACGAGGTCTGGTGGTCGGAGCGCCTGCCGGACGAGGGCGGCCGCACGACTCTGATGCGCTGGACCGAGGGAGGCGGCCCGGCCCAGAGCGTCCTGCCCGCGCCGTGGAACGTGCGCAGCCGCCTCATGGAGTACGGGGGCCGGGCCTGGGCCGGGACGATCAGCGCCGACGGCCCGCTGGTGGTGTTCGTCCAAGCCGAAGACCAGCGCCTGTACGCCTACGCATCGCAGGTGCCCGGCGCCGGGCCACGCCCGCTCACCCCGGTGCCGGCCCCCGGCTCCACCCTCTGCTTCGCCGATCCTGTCCTCATGCCGGCCTCCGGCAGCGGGGACACACCCGTCGAGGCCTGGTGCATTCGGGAGAGTACCGGGCCCGGCGGGGCCCCCGTTCGGGACTTCGTCGCGATTCCCCTGGACGGCAGTGCTGCCGAGGACACCGCCGCACTGCGCCCCCTCACGGCCGGCAGCGACTTCCTTTCCGGCCTACGGCCCTCGCCCACTGGCGAACAGGTCGCCTGGATCGGCTGGGACCACCCGGATATGCCCTGGGACGCGAGCCGCGCCTTCGTCGCGGACGTACTGCCGGACGGCACACTCGGACCCGCGCGGGTCGTTGCCGGCGGGCCCGACGAGGCCGTCGCACAGATCGTCTGGACCGACGACGGCGAGCTCTACGCGATCACGGACGGGTCCGGCTGGTGGAATGTGCACCGCACCACCGCCAACGGTCGTACCGGAGCAAACGTCTGCCCGCGAGAGGAGGAGTTCGCCGGAGCTCTCACCAAAGTAGGCCTGAGCTGGTGCGCTCCGCTGCCGGGCGGATGTCTCGCAGTCATGGTGCACAGCACCCGCACCACAACGCTGTCGGTGCTCGACCCGGCCACGGGCACACTCCGCAACCTGCTCTCACCTCGTACGGAGTGGGAACCGTTGTTGGCTGCCCGCGGCGAGCGGCTCATCGCTGTCGGTGCCGGCACCGACAGCGACTTCGCCGCCGTACTCTTCGACACCACCACCGGAACATCCACCGAGCTCACTGCGCCGCGCACCGTCGTCGACCGGGCCTATCTGCCACGGCCCGAGGCCCGGACTTTCGATGGTCCCGGGGACAGACCTGTGCATGCCACGGTCTTCCTGCCGCGCAATCCCGACCACAACGGACTGCCCGGTGAGAGCCCCCCCTTCGTCGTCTTCGCACACAGCGGCCCCACCGGGCGATTCCCCCGGGCCTACGATCTGCAGATCGCCTACCTCACCAGCCGAGGGATCGGCGTGGTCGGCGTCGATTACAGCGGGTCGACCGGGTACGGCCGGGAGTACCGCAACCGGCTGAGGCACTCCTGGGGCATCGCCGACGTCGACGACTGTGCTGCCGTGGCCCGCGCCCTGGCGGCCGAGGGCACCGCCGACCCGGCTCGGCTCGCCATCCGCGGCGCGAGCGCCGGTGGCTGGACCGCAGCCGTGTCCCTCACCACACAGGACATCTACTGCTGCGCCGTGCTGCTCTACCCCGTTCTGGACCCGGCAACCTGGCGAGAGTCGCAGAACGGCGGCTTCGAGGCCTTCTATCTCGACTCCCTCATCGGTCCGTGGCCCGAGACCGCGCAGCGCTATGCGGAGCGGTCGCCCGCCCTGGCCGCAGCCCGCGTCGAACGACCGTTCGTCCTGCTGCAGGGCGACGCCGACCCGATCTGCCCGCCCGCCCAGGCGGAGCTCTTCCTGTCAGGTGTGCGCCCCGACAGGGCACCGTACCTGCACCGGGTCTTCGCCGGGGAACGGCACGGCTTCAAGCGCAGCGAAACGATCCTCGCGTGCGTGGATGCGGAACTCGCGCTGTACCAGCGGTGCTTCACCGCCACCGAACAGACCAGCACCGCACAGGATGCGGGCCACGGCCGTCCGGGCGGCGATTCCGTCCACGCCCTGGTGGGTGAACAGGCCCTCCGGGTGCCCGGCCGAATCGCCGTCCGAGACCAGGACGGCTCCTGGACCTACCGCCAGCTCATGGCTCGCGCCGAAGAGCTGGGAGTGCTGCTGGAAGCTTCAGGGGTACGTCCCGGCGACCGGGTCGCCATCCACCTGGACCGCTCCCGCGACCTCGTCGCGGGTCTGCTCGCAGCCCTGACGATCGGCTGCGCCTACCTCCCCCTCGATCCCGAGTACCCCGCGGACCGGCTGCGCTTCATGATCGACGATGCCCGACCGGCAGCCGTGCTGACCAGACGTGGCATCGAGCCTCCATCGCCCCCCGGCGACCATCGTCTCGTGTACACGGACGAGCGGCCCGGCAGCGACGGACAGCGGACCGCCGCCCTCGACCGCACGTCCGAAGCCCACCATGCCGCTTTCGTCATCTACACCTCGGGCTCTACCGGCACCCCCAAAGGAGCAGTGCTCACCCACCGCGGCATCGCCGACATCCTGCAGTACAGCCGGGACGACTTCTGCTTCACCGAAGAGGACTCGGTGCTCGCGCTCGCCCCGTTCTCTTTCGACTTCGCCCAGCTGGAGATCCTCCTGCCGCTGATCTGCGGCGGCACCGTGCATGTGGTCGATCGTGCCGTCGCCCGCGACCCCGGGCTGCTCGACGAGGCCATCGCCGAACGCGGTGCCACCTTCCTCATGGGCACTCCGTCCCTCTTCACCGCACTGACCTCATACGGCTGGCAACCGCCCCGCCACCTGCGGATCGTCTCCGGCGGCGAGGCACTGACGCCTGCTCTGGCCAGGTCACTCGACCAGGCCAGGGCTGTGTGGAACATCTACGGGCCCACCGAGACCTCTGTCTACTCGCTGTCCGAGAAGGTCCGGCCTGATGACATCACCATCGGACGCCCCGCTGCGCGCACCGTCGTCGAGATCCTCCGGGACGGGCGTCGCTGCGCGGATGACGAGACCGGCGAGATCCACATCGGCGGCCCGGGTCTGGCGATCGGCTACCTCGACCGGCCCGAACTGACCGCCCAGCGCTTCATCCCCGATCCCTTCCGGCCCGGCGAACGCCTCTACCGCACCGGTGACCTCGGCCGGCGTCGTTCCGACGGCCGCATCGCCTACGAGGGTCGCACCGACGACCAGGTCAAGATCCGCGGCCACCGGGTGGAACCGGCCGAGGTCGAGGATCATCTCCTCCGGCTCGGTGGTGTACGCGCCGCCGCTGTCGTGGCCGAGCAGGGCCACCACGCGCTGCGGCTGGTCGGGTATGTCGTACCGCCCGAGGGCGCCGCCGTCGACACCGGCGAACTGAGGTCACTGCTGGGCAGCGCCCTGCCCGCCTACTCCGTGCCGCACCGCATCGTCGCCGTCCGGGAGATCCCGCTGAGCCCGAACGGCAAGACGGACCGCCGCGCGCTCAGCAGGCTCGCCCGGCCCGGACCGCACGGAGGTGACGGCCTCGCCGGAATCTGGCGAGACGTCCTCGGCGTCACCCGGATCAACCCGGAGGACAACTTTTTCGACCTGGGGGGCGACAGCCTCAGTGCCATGGAAGTGGCGATCCGGGCAGGCGACCTCGGTCTGCGAATCCGGCCTGCGGACGTGTACACCACCGGGACCTTCGGCGAGCTGGCCGAACGCGCCTTCGAGCCGGCTTCCGTACCCGCCCCGGAGACAGTAGCTCGACCGGACCTGTCCCCCGCCCAGCATCGCTTCCTGGGATGGGACTACCAGGACCGCGACCACTACAACGTTTCGCTGGTCCTCGATGTCGACGCCTCGGTGGACCGGGAAGCGCTCGCCGGGGCACTGGCGGCCCTGGCCCGGCGCCACTCCGCGCTACGGCTGAGGCTGGTGGGCAACCGCATCAGGACCGAGCCGTACTCGGGGCCGACGGACGTACCGCTGTCCCGGCACGATCTCTCCGGCCCCGGACCCGGGGACCGAGACCAGGCTTTCCTGAAGGAGGCAGACCGCCTGCACCAATCGCTGAGCCTGCGGGACGGGCCCGTCTGGAGGGCGGCCTACTTTTCTTCCGCCGACGGCGATGTACTGCTCCTGGTCTTCCACCACCTCGTGGCAGACGGCATGTCCCTGAAGGTCATTGCGCGGGAACTGGTCACGGCCTACCGGGAGATCGCCGCCGGCGTCGTCCACCCCCTGGCAGGCACCTCGTCCTGGTCCGACCACGCCGCGGTCCTCCGCCGTTTGGTGAACGGCCCACTGGGCGCATTGTTCCTGCGTCGCTGGCGGGCCCTGCGGTGGGAGTCTCTGCGTCCACTCCCCTCGGACCGCCCGGACGGCAGCATGCACCTCAGTCACATCAAGTCCCTCCAGACGCTGATCCCACGACCCGCGGCCCCCGGCGCCGCCCGCGTCGAGGAGCTGCTGCTTTCGGCCCTCGCCGCGGCTGCCGCCGACGCGACCAACAGTCGCGTCGGTGCCGTCGATGTGTGCCGGCACGGCCGCACCGATCCCACCGGAGGCCCCGGTTTCGCGAACGCGGTCGGATGGCTCAACAGCATCGCCCCCTACCTGCTCGAACTGCCCGAGGAAGCAAGCGACCGGCAGACGGCGCAGGTGCTGCGCGAGCAGATCACCGACATCCGGGACATGGAGCAGACGTGGGGAGCCCTGCGCTACCTCCACGACCTGGACGAGGTCCGCGGCAGCCTCGCTGCACTGCCGGCAGCCGATATCTACCTGAACTTCCTCGGCTCACGCATGGGGGAACACGACCTGGAACCGCCGTTCCGGGTCCGTGCCACCGCAGTGGGCACCGAGATGACGCCCAACCGTACCCAGCCCTACCGGATCAAGGTCTACGCCGGGGCGGAACCCGACTTCCTGCGGCTGACGTGGCAGTACAGCGCGGACGTAGACCGCGAGGAGCAGATACGTGGCCTCGCGGCGGCGTGCGAGCGCTGGATGTCCCGGCTGTCCGGATGA
- a CDS encoding phosphonoacetaldehyde reductase encodes MAETTGKVIFGAGTVRGLDSLVDGLGAERVLVVSSERGLDRAGFGHWRASPRHRIFSGFRSNPDLDDVLAGCALRDAWRPTVVVGLGGGSGMDTAKLVRALPAGRPAALRCLAGGADDGPNGPVTGVESLVLVPTTSGTGSEVTQFATVFDGDRKHSFDHPLAAATHALVDPELTVGCPPTVATSCAMDALCHAVESLWARRSTDASRTDARRALDGLVGPLGNRLKEDSPEVRVRLARAALDAGAAINVTRTTAAHAFAYHLTRRYGVPHGVACLLNLRWLYGYNAQQLEAYCEDDRGPDHVRVQLETVAAAWRLTVAGVPDHLAGLLSDLGWSPQLSDYGVREADLADCVRAGTGSTARAVNNPVRLDESLVLQAIREIH; translated from the coding sequence GTGGCTGAGACCACAGGGAAGGTGATCTTCGGCGCCGGCACGGTGCGTGGCCTCGATTCCCTGGTGGACGGACTCGGGGCGGAGCGCGTTCTGGTCGTATCCAGTGAGAGGGGTCTGGACAGAGCCGGGTTCGGACACTGGCGGGCCAGCCCGCGGCACCGCATCTTCTCCGGATTCCGGTCGAACCCCGACCTGGACGATGTCCTGGCCGGCTGCGCCCTGCGGGACGCCTGGCGTCCGACGGTCGTCGTCGGCCTCGGCGGAGGCAGCGGGATGGACACGGCGAAGCTCGTCCGAGCCCTGCCGGCCGGCCGCCCTGCAGCCCTGCGTTGTCTGGCCGGTGGCGCGGACGACGGACCGAACGGACCCGTCACGGGTGTCGAATCTCTCGTACTGGTCCCCACGACCAGCGGGACCGGTAGTGAGGTCACTCAGTTCGCAACGGTCTTCGACGGTGATCGCAAGCATTCGTTCGACCACCCGCTGGCCGCCGCCACTCATGCCCTCGTTGATCCCGAGCTCACCGTCGGCTGCCCGCCCACCGTGGCGACCAGCTGCGCCATGGACGCGCTCTGCCACGCGGTGGAATCGCTCTGGGCACGGCGTTCCACGGACGCCTCGCGGACGGACGCCCGGCGGGCACTGGACGGTCTCGTCGGTCCACTGGGGAATCGCCTCAAGGAGGACTCCCCCGAGGTCCGCGTGCGGCTGGCCCGTGCCGCACTCGACGCGGGCGCGGCCATCAACGTGACCCGGACCACCGCAGCACACGCGTTCGCCTACCACCTGACACGCCGCTACGGGGTACCCCACGGCGTGGCCTGTCTGCTCAACCTCCGCTGGCTGTACGGCTACAACGCCCAACAGCTGGAAGCGTACTGCGAGGACGATCGGGGGCCCGATCACGTCCGCGTCCAGCTGGAGACCGTGGCCGCCGCCTGGCGCCTGACGGTAGCCGGAGTGCCGGACCACCTGGCCGGGTTGCTCTCCGACCTGGGCTGGTCCCCGCAGCTCTCCGACTACGGGGTACGTGAGGCCGATCTGGCGGATTGTGTCCGGGCCGGGACGGGCTCCACCGCCAGGGCCGTCAACAACCCCGTGCGGCTGGACGAATCACTGGTCCTCCAGGCCATCCGCGAAATCCACTGA
- the aepY gene encoding phosphonopyruvate decarboxylase, which yields MITNDNFCTTLAERGIDFVAGVPCSYFSGPIERLTREGRYLPASNEGAALAAAAGAAVHGRRSAVIAQNSGLGNLVNPLTSLTETYNIPVVVFMSLRGWPDPAQDEPQHAVMGTSTHKILDAVGVPHVTVPATATDLGPALDEAEEFLTERRSVFVLTQKGAIEQNRAAGDAPEVAGLGRVEVLRAIEPLFAGVAVVSTTGYTSRELFGVTGSKDHFYMQGSMGHALAFGLGAALRSPRLPVVVLDGDGAAIMHMGTLSSVGAARPGNLVHLVFDNGSYESTGGQATTSHATDLAAVARAAGYVSAQVCHTVEEVTSALDTALRGNGPHCVVARVSSGGASVFSRATAAMTTTDIREGFAQRLRAAEQHRG from the coding sequence GTGATCACCAACGACAACTTCTGCACCACGCTGGCGGAACGAGGCATCGACTTCGTAGCAGGCGTGCCCTGTTCCTACTTCTCCGGACCGATCGAACGACTCACCCGTGAGGGCCGCTACCTTCCGGCTTCCAACGAGGGCGCCGCCCTCGCCGCGGCCGCCGGAGCAGCGGTGCACGGTCGACGTTCCGCAGTCATCGCCCAGAACTCGGGCCTGGGTAACCTCGTCAATCCGCTCACCTCGCTCACCGAGACCTACAACATCCCCGTTGTGGTGTTCATGAGCCTGCGCGGCTGGCCCGACCCTGCACAGGACGAGCCTCAGCACGCAGTGATGGGCACGTCCACGCACAAGATCCTCGACGCTGTCGGCGTACCGCATGTGACCGTGCCGGCCACCGCGACGGACCTCGGGCCGGCCCTCGACGAGGCCGAGGAGTTTCTGACCGAGCGCCGGAGCGTGTTCGTCCTCACCCAGAAGGGTGCCATCGAGCAGAACCGCGCCGCCGGTGACGCACCGGAAGTGGCGGGCCTCGGCCGGGTCGAAGTGCTGCGCGCCATCGAACCGCTGTTCGCGGGCGTTGCGGTGGTCTCCACGACCGGCTACACCTCTCGGGAACTGTTCGGGGTGACCGGTTCCAAGGACCACTTCTACATGCAGGGTTCGATGGGCCATGCACTCGCCTTCGGACTGGGTGCGGCACTGCGCTCGCCGCGACTCCCGGTGGTCGTCCTCGACGGGGACGGCGCGGCGATCATGCACATGGGCACCCTGTCCTCGGTCGGAGCTGCCAGGCCCGGCAACCTGGTCCACTTGGTCTTCGACAACGGCTCCTACGAGTCCACCGGCGGACAGGCCACCACCTCGCACGCCACGGACCTGGCCGCAGTGGCCCGGGCGGCCGGATACGTCTCCGCCCAGGTGTGCCACACCGTCGAGGAAGTCACATCGGCCCTTGACACCGCACTGCGCGGCAACGGTCCGCACTGCGTGGTGGCGCGCGTGTCGAGTGGCGGTGCGTCCGTGTTCTCGCGGGCGACGGCCGCGATGACGACGACCGACATCCGTGAGGGCTTCGCACAGCGGCTGCGTGCAGCGGAGCAGCACCGTGGCTGA
- a CDS encoding isocitrate lyase/phosphoenolpyruvate mutase family protein produces MVMHPSYRSFRDVMANGRLVRIAGAHDALGAKLAQEASFQAVWASSFEVSASRCLPDASVLTMTEYLAAAAAMQKAIDIPVVADVDTGYGNNLNVAHMVREYEAAGITAVCIEDKVYPKVNSFAETAHDLLPLPDFVRKIETAKAAQRGEDFYVIARTEALINKLGVAEALERCYAYAEGGADAVLIHSKRRDQGEIVEFLNGWDGRCPVVIVPTTYPQWAAADAEKHGASVVIYANQGLRATVQALRDTFGTILADGTSLGVEDGIAPISDVFALQKLDDWMALEA; encoded by the coding sequence ATGGTCATGCACCCTTCGTACCGCTCGTTCCGTGACGTGATGGCGAACGGCAGACTGGTACGTATCGCAGGCGCACACGACGCCCTCGGTGCCAAGCTCGCCCAGGAGGCCAGCTTCCAGGCGGTCTGGGCGTCGAGCTTCGAGGTCTCGGCATCCCGCTGCCTACCCGATGCCAGCGTTCTGACGATGACCGAGTACCTCGCGGCCGCCGCAGCCATGCAGAAAGCGATCGACATCCCGGTCGTCGCCGACGTCGACACCGGTTACGGCAACAACCTCAACGTCGCGCACATGGTCCGTGAGTACGAGGCGGCCGGCATCACGGCCGTCTGCATCGAGGACAAGGTCTACCCGAAGGTCAACAGCTTCGCGGAGACTGCCCACGACCTGCTGCCCCTGCCCGATTTCGTTCGCAAGATCGAAACCGCCAAGGCTGCCCAGCGCGGTGAGGACTTCTACGTCATAGCACGGACCGAGGCCCTCATCAACAAGCTGGGCGTGGCCGAGGCACTGGAACGCTGCTACGCCTACGCGGAGGGTGGTGCCGACGCCGTCCTGATCCACTCCAAGCGGCGCGACCAGGGCGAGATCGTTGAGTTCCTCAACGGTTGGGACGGCCGCTGCCCCGTCGTGATCGTTCCGACCACCTACCCGCAGTGGGCGGCCGCCGACGCCGAGAAGCACGGGGCTTCCGTGGTGATCTACGCGAACCAGGGCCTGCGCGCCACGGTCCAGGCGCTGCGCGACACCTTCGGCACCATCCTGGCCGACGGCACCTCCCTCGGGGTCGAGGACGGCATCGCACCGATATCCGACGTCTTCGCCCTGCAGAAGCTCGATGACTGGATGGCACTCGAAGCGTGA
- a CDS encoding TauD/TfdA family dioxygenase, with protein MTTHHAFDPVRFEVPEQMIRNTTHDRLREVVMPYARRYLDGDPGCFVLTGLEDLRPDELHTFAVTASTALGELLPQDSAGTLVREVRYRGVELGEGATGRYSDSRGGGNLHTDSPHRLGMVPDYFTLTCVHQAAVGGDLVLVRLADLVKRLGEHPGVLDTLRLPVRFDTRDNAPGAPRTVLRPVLENKYGRDRIHYLREYIEIGHRQPGAPPLTDHQILAFDLLDSLLDSPDLWSRDRLREGEMIFIDNRWTLHGRVEFQDRQGDHQRLMLRTWITERSS; from the coding sequence ATGACCACGCACCACGCCTTCGATCCCGTGCGGTTCGAAGTGCCCGAGCAAATGATCAGGAACACGACACATGACCGTCTCCGTGAGGTGGTCATGCCCTACGCCCGCCGATATCTCGACGGTGATCCCGGCTGCTTCGTCCTCACCGGACTGGAGGACCTGAGGCCGGACGAGCTGCACACCTTCGCAGTCACAGCCTCCACGGCCCTGGGGGAACTGCTACCCCAGGACAGTGCCGGCACTCTGGTGCGCGAAGTCCGCTATCGTGGAGTGGAGTTGGGCGAGGGAGCAACCGGCCGCTATTCGGACTCCCGGGGCGGCGGCAATCTGCACACCGACTCGCCGCACCGCCTCGGCATGGTGCCCGACTACTTCACCCTGACATGTGTTCATCAGGCCGCCGTAGGTGGCGACCTGGTGCTTGTCAGACTCGCCGACCTCGTGAAACGGCTCGGTGAACACCCCGGGGTGCTCGATACTCTGCGCCTCCCGGTGCGCTTCGACACCCGCGACAACGCTCCCGGCGCACCGCGCACTGTGCTTCGGCCCGTGCTGGAGAACAAGTACGGCAGGGACCGCATCCACTACCTCCGGGAGTACATCGAGATCGGCCACCGCCAGCCGGGGGCACCGCCTTTGACGGATCATCAAATTTTGGCCTTCGACCTTCTGGACTCCCTGCTCGACTCGCCGGACCTGTGGTCCCGCGACCGGCTCCGGGAGGGCGAGATGATCTTCATCGACAACCGTTGGACCCTGCACGGCCGGGTTGAGTTCCAGGACCGTCAAGGCGACCACCAGCGCCTGATGCTGCGCACCTGGATCACCGAACGTTCGTCCTGA